One stretch of Desulfocurvus vexinensis DSM 17965 DNA includes these proteins:
- a CDS encoding tetratricopeptide repeat protein, which translates to MMTKINWFKEVLELEPGSKVFFPLARLYFEDGNHAEAMSTLRQGLSRNPDHIEARFLLVEILSRLGRADEAAQEVRTITAMLSRYPAFWKVWAESAAPASKDSAMALSFLAASFQGAALSWSQVIEKGLDALFRGNGAPLAPGAGAAEAGGAAPDEDAQPQRRRKAAPAKRAADADATIRTRTMADLLADQGDFQGALDIYTELADKAAGHEADELEALIEKMRLKLRRGPGADAPDAAALRDGADQDDLPDEGPDQDEDRATAPSGGLPGKDKLLETLEALAERLEARAAH; encoded by the coding sequence ATGATGACGAAAATTAACTGGTTCAAGGAAGTCCTGGAGCTGGAGCCCGGCTCGAAGGTCTTTTTCCCGCTGGCGCGGCTGTACTTCGAGGACGGGAACCACGCCGAGGCCATGAGCACCCTGCGCCAGGGCCTGTCGCGCAATCCGGACCACATCGAGGCCCGCTTCCTGCTGGTGGAGATCCTCTCCCGCCTGGGCCGCGCCGACGAGGCGGCCCAGGAGGTGCGCACCATCACCGCCATGCTCTCGCGCTATCCGGCCTTCTGGAAGGTCTGGGCCGAGAGCGCCGCCCCGGCCTCCAAGGATTCGGCCATGGCCCTGTCCTTTCTGGCGGCCAGCTTCCAGGGCGCGGCGCTGTCCTGGTCGCAGGTCATCGAAAAAGGCCTGGACGCGCTGTTCCGGGGCAACGGCGCGCCCCTGGCCCCCGGGGCCGGGGCCGCAGAGGCGGGCGGGGCGGCCCCGGATGAAGACGCCCAGCCCCAGCGCCGCCGCAAGGCCGCGCCCGCAAAGCGCGCCGCCGATGCCGACGCGACCATCCGCACCCGGACCATGGCCGACCTGCTGGCCGACCAGGGCGATTTCCAGGGCGCGCTGGACATCTATACCGAGCTGGCCGACAAGGCCGCAGGCCATGAGGCCGACGAGCTGGAAGCGCTCATCGAGAAGATGCGCCTGAAGCTGCGCCGGGGCCCCGGGGCCGACGCTCCGGACGCCGCCGCCCTGCGGGACGGCGCAGACCAGGACGACCTGCCGGACGAGGGCCCGGACCAGGACGAGGACCGCGCCACGGCGCCCTCCGGCGGCCTGCCCGGCAAGGACAAGCTCCTGGAAACTCTGGAAGCCCTGGCCGAGCGCCTGGAGGCCCGGGCGGCCCACTAG
- the tsaD gene encoding tRNA (adenosine(37)-N6)-threonylcarbamoyltransferase complex transferase subunit TsaD: MTLCLGVETSCDETALALVRDGQLLAQRIATQVGAHAVFGGVVPELASREHLRALGPLLDGLVADTGVALGELDAVCVARGPGLLGSLLVGMSLAKGLVLATGAALVGVNHLWAHLLAPALERPMAFPALGLLVSGGHTQTYRMDNPVAFTTLGRTLDDAAGEAFDKAAKTLNLPYPGGRFIDVLGQLAEADPALFPRPYVANDNLDFSFSGLKTAMVNHVAANPDLRAPALVDDLDALVAALRARGALEPLARACASYNLAVADTLRIKTARALDASPGVRSLVVAGGVAANGMVRAAMTALARERGLDIVLPSLALCTDNAAMIALAGEYLFKAGYRHGLDLEAVPRGRSIPWDYLQGAPGQARAGGDWTLDTRTGRP, from the coding sequence GTGACACTGTGCCTGGGCGTTGAGACCTCCTGCGACGAAACGGCCCTGGCCCTGGTGCGCGACGGCCAGCTGCTGGCCCAGCGCATCGCCACCCAGGTCGGGGCCCACGCGGTGTTCGGCGGGGTAGTGCCCGAGCTGGCCTCGCGCGAGCACCTGCGCGCCCTGGGGCCGCTGCTGGACGGCCTTGTGGCCGACACGGGCGTGGCCTTGGGCGAGCTGGACGCCGTGTGCGTGGCGCGCGGCCCGGGGCTGCTGGGCAGCCTGCTGGTGGGCATGAGCCTGGCCAAGGGCCTCGTGCTGGCCACGGGCGCGGCCCTGGTGGGCGTGAACCACCTCTGGGCCCACCTGCTGGCCCCGGCCCTGGAGCGGCCCATGGCCTTCCCGGCCCTGGGGCTGCTCGTTTCCGGCGGGCACACCCAGACCTACCGCATGGACAACCCCGTGGCCTTCACCACCCTGGGCCGGACCCTGGACGACGCGGCGGGCGAGGCCTTCGACAAGGCCGCCAAGACCCTGAACCTGCCGTACCCCGGCGGGCGGTTCATCGACGTGCTCGGCCAGCTGGCCGAGGCGGACCCGGCGCTCTTCCCCCGGCCCTACGTGGCCAACGACAACCTGGACTTCAGCTTCTCGGGCCTGAAGACGGCCATGGTCAACCACGTGGCGGCCAACCCGGACCTGCGCGCCCCGGCCCTGGTGGACGACCTGGACGCTTTGGTGGCGGCGCTACGCGCCCGGGGCGCCCTGGAGCCCCTGGCCCGGGCCTGCGCCTCGTACAACCTGGCCGTGGCCGACACGCTACGCATCAAGACCGCCCGTGCCCTGGACGCCAGCCCGGGGGTGCGCTCCCTGGTGGTCGCGGGGGGCGTGGCGGCCAACGGCATGGTCCGCGCGGCCATGACCGCCCTGGCCCGCGAGCGCGGGCTGGACATCGTGCTGCCGTCCCTGGCGCTGTGCACCGACAACGCGGCCATGATCGCCCTGGCCGGGGAGTATCTCTTCAAGGCCGGATACCGCCACGGGCTGGACCTGGAGGCCGTGCCCCGGGGCCGGAGCATCCCCTGGGACTACCTGCAAGGGGCGCCTGGCCAGGCCCGGGCCGGTGGCGATTGGACTCTTGACACCCGGACGGGGCGCCCTTAG
- the trxA gene encoding thioredoxin — translation MALQVSDGNFESEVLQCDLPVLVDFWAPWCGPCRAMGPVVDELATEFAGQVKVAKMNVDENQATPSKYGIRAIPTLILYKNGEVVEQVTGAVSKSSIKEMLSSKL, via the coding sequence ATGGCTTTGCAGGTTTCCGACGGCAATTTCGAGTCCGAAGTGTTGCAGTGCGATCTGCCCGTGCTGGTGGATTTCTGGGCTCCGTGGTGCGGCCCCTGCAGGGCCATGGGCCCGGTCGTGGACGAGCTGGCCACCGAGTTCGCCGGGCAGGTCAAGGTCGCCAAGATGAACGTGGACGAGAACCAGGCCACCCCCAGCAAGTACGGCATCCGCGCCATCCCGACCCTCATTCTCTACAAGAACGGCGAGGTCGTGGAGCAGGTCACGGGCGCCGTGTCCAAGAGCAGCATCAAGGAAATGCTCAGTTCCAAGCTGTAG
- a CDS encoding outer membrane protein assembly factor BamD: protein MNRIPRLLAVMVMLLGLSGCGYIDYFLLPPPEDTAQELYEAGAEAMQDKDYMQAAEYFQRLKDRYPFSPYTARAEIGLGDAYFLAEQYIPASDAYVEFEARHPRHEMIEYVLFQIGMANYKSATAIDRPMDRIDSAIEYFRRVVEEYPDGKYAPQARDYIVECRRKHAEHEIFVADFYWNLERYGAAWTRYRHVADNYADLPEVVAYAEQRAKVAYLRHQQGASDKEREREQGSWKQWFEWL from the coding sequence ATGAACAGAATCCCTCGCCTCCTGGCCGTGATGGTGATGCTCCTTGGCCTTTCCGGCTGCGGCTACATCGACTACTTCCTGCTGCCCCCCCCCGAGGACACGGCGCAGGAGCTGTACGAAGCCGGGGCGGAGGCCATGCAGGACAAGGACTACATGCAGGCCGCGGAGTACTTCCAGCGCCTCAAGGACCGCTATCCCTTCAGCCCCTATACGGCCCGGGCCGAGATCGGCCTGGGCGACGCCTACTTCCTGGCCGAGCAGTATATCCCCGCTTCCGACGCCTACGTGGAGTTCGAGGCGCGGCACCCGCGCCACGAGATGATCGAGTACGTGCTCTTCCAGATCGGCATGGCCAACTACAAGAGCGCCACGGCCATCGACCGGCCCATGGACCGCATCGACTCGGCCATCGAATATTTCCGGCGCGTGGTCGAGGAGTACCCCGACGGCAAGTACGCGCCCCAGGCCCGGGACTACATCGTCGAGTGCCGCCGCAAGCACGCCGAGCACGAGATCTTCGTGGCCGACTTCTACTGGAACCTCGAGCGCTACGGCGCCGCCTGGACCCGCTACCGCCACGTGGCCGACAATTACGCCGACCTGCCCGAGGTGGTGGCCTACGCCGAGCAGCGGGCCAAGGTGGCCTACCTGCGCCACCAGCAGGGCGCGTCCGACAAGGAACGCGAACGCGAACAGGGCAGCTGGAAGCAGTGGTTCGAGTGGCTGTAG
- the fbp gene encoding class 1 fructose-bisphosphatase: MRQVTVTEHLLQHQKKSPMATGRFTLLLNELILSAKLISREVTKAGLVDVLGFTGETNVQGEKVRKLDEFANNVLIHRLRRSGVLCAMASEENGDLIQVSGDLPHGDYILIFDPLDGSSNIDVNVSIGTIFSIYRRPLHKSPGAPSLAEVLQRCDKQVAAGYFIYGSSTMMVYTTGNGVHGFTLDPSVGEFLLSHPDMKIPESGRIYSVNESYWNSWDTATQSAVTHFRNAKNARGKPYSSRYIGSLVADFHRNLLYGGIFMYPARRGEDGSYSGKLRLTCEAAPMAFIVEQAGGMATDGVNRIMEYTPTELHQRVPLFVGSLEDVRAVREIMLRGGCDTVPGR, encoded by the coding sequence ATGCGCCAGGTCACGGTCACCGAGCATCTGCTGCAGCACCAGAAGAAATCCCCCATGGCCACGGGCCGGTTCACCCTGCTGCTCAACGAGCTGATCCTTTCGGCCAAGCTCATCTCGCGCGAGGTGACCAAGGCCGGGCTGGTGGACGTGCTCGGCTTCACCGGCGAAACCAACGTCCAGGGCGAGAAGGTGCGCAAGCTCGACGAGTTCGCCAACAACGTGCTCATCCACCGCCTGCGCCGCTCGGGCGTGCTGTGCGCCATGGCCTCCGAGGAGAACGGCGACCTGATCCAGGTTTCCGGCGACCTGCCCCACGGCGACTACATCCTGATTTTCGACCCCCTGGACGGCTCGTCGAACATCGATGTCAACGTGAGCATCGGCACCATCTTTTCCATTTATCGCCGTCCGCTGCACAAGAGCCCCGGGGCGCCCTCCCTGGCCGAGGTGCTCCAGCGCTGCGACAAGCAGGTGGCCGCCGGGTATTTCATCTACGGCTCCTCGACCATGATGGTCTACACCACGGGCAACGGCGTCCACGGCTTCACCCTGGACCCCAGCGTGGGCGAATTCCTGCTCTCGCACCCGGACATGAAGATTCCCGAAAGCGGGCGCATCTATTCGGTCAACGAGTCGTACTGGAACTCCTGGGACACGGCGACCCAAAGCGCCGTCACCCACTTCCGCAATGCGAAAAACGCCCGCGGCAAGCCCTATTCCTCGCGCTACATCGGCTCGCTGGTGGCCGACTTCCACCGCAACCTGCTCTACGGCGGCATCTTCATGTATCCCGCCCGGCGCGGCGAGGACGGCTCCTACTCGGGCAAGCTGCGCCTGACCTGCGAGGCCGCGCCCATGGCCTTCATCGTGGAGCAGGCGGGCGGCATGGCCACCGACGGGGTCAACCGCATCATGGAATACACGCCCACCGAGCTGCACCAGCGGGTGCCGCTGTTCGTGGGCTCGCTCGAAGACGTGCGCGCGGTGCGCGAGATCATGCTGCGGGGTGGGTGTGACACTGTGCCTGGGCGTTGA